Below is a genomic region from Phycobacter azelaicus.
TGTCGCGCGGACAGGACGGTGAAGGCTCTGTTCAGGTGCATCAGGATGCCTCTGCCCGTATCGAGGGGGCAAAGGTCTTTTCCGTCTATGGCAAGGGCGGCATCGGCAAATCTACAACCTCATCGAACCTCTCGGCCTCCTTTGCCAAACTGGGCAAGCGGGTGCTGCAGATCGGCTGCGATCCAAAACACGACAGCACATTTACCCTGACCGGACGCCTGCAGCCCACCGTGATCGACATCCTGAAAGAGGTGGATTTCCACCCCGAGGAGCTGCGAGCTGAGGATTTTGTCACCGAAGGCTGGGGCGGCGTGAAATGCGTCGAGGCGGGCGGCCCACCCGCGGGGACCGGTTGCGGTGGCTATGTGGTGGGACAGACAGTCAAGCTGCTCAAGCAGCACCACCTGCTTGAGGATACGGACGTGGTGATCTTCGACGTGCTCGGAGATGTCGTCTGCGGTGGTTTTGCAGCCCCCTTGCAGCATGCGGACCGTGCGGTGATCGTGACCGCCAACGATTTTGACAGCATCTACGCGATGAACCGTATCATCGCCGCCGTTCAAGCGAAATCACAGAACTACAAGGTGCGGCTGGCCGGCTGTGTGGCGAACCGGTCAAAGGACACCGACGAGGTGGATCGCTACTGCGACACGGTCGGCTTCAAACGCATCGCCCATATGCCCGACGTAGACGCAATCCGGCGCTCGCGGCTGAAAAAGAAAACGCTGTTCGAGATGCCCGATGAGGACGACATCATCGCCGCGCGCGCTGAATACATCCGCCTGGCCGAAACCCTGTGGCGCGGCACCGACCCGCTGGCTCCGGCGCCGATGGAAGACCGAGATATCTTTGAGCTTTTGGGGTTCGACTGATGGAGTATGAAGCCACCCGTTCCCGCGTCGAACACTATTTCGACCGCACCGCGACCAAGGTTTGGGACCAGCTGACCTCGGACGCGCCGGTCTCGCGCATTCGTCAGAGCGTGCGGCGCGGCCGGGATGCCATGCGCGCCCGTATGCTGGAGCGACTGCCTGCGGATCTGACTGGCGCGCGGGTGCTGGACGCGGGCTGCGGCACCGGGCTGATGGCCACCGAACTGGCGGCGCGCGGCGCGCGGGTTACCGCCGTGGATATCTCTCCCTCTCTGATCGATATCGCCCAGCGCCGCCTGCCCGATACGCTGAAAGCGCGGGTGCAGTTTCAGGTGGGTGACATGCTCTCCAAGGACCTTGGCCAGTTCGACCATGTGATGGCCATGGACAGCCTGATCTACTACCGCGAAGACGATATCCACGCCGCCCTTGATGGGCTGGCAAAGCGGACCCGTGGCAGCATCGTCTTTACCGTGCCGCCGCGCACGCCGCTGTTGATGGCCATGTGGCATAGCGGCAAGCTCTTTCCGCGCAGCGACCGCTCGCCCGTGATGGTCCCGCACGGCACACAGCGTCTGTCCCGTCGTCTGCGCCAGACCGGCAGGGTCGAGGATATCGGTCGCGTCTCGGTCGGCTTTTACATCTCTCATGCGCTGGAGGTGCGCCCGTGATCGTTTCGCCCGCTCAGCTTCGCAAACTCTCGGTGCGTCTGTTGCCGTTTTCGGATGCGGCCTCAGAGACGCTGCCGCTTGCCGCGCTACTGCGCCTGTCGCTGTTTCAGGTGTCGGTGGGCATGGCCGGGGTCATGCTGCTGGGCACGCTGAACCGGGTGATGATCGTGGAGATGAGCCTTGCGGCCACGCTGGTTGCGGTGATGATCGCCCTGCCGGTGCTGATTGCCCCCTTCCGGGCGCTGCTGGGCTTTCGCTCTGACACCTACCGCTCCGCCATCGGGTGGAAGCGGATCCCCTACCTCTGGTTCGGCTCTTTGTGGCAGATGGGCGGGCTTGCGGTGATGCCCTTTGCCCTTTTGGTGCTGGAGGGCAATACCGTCCACCATGTGCCCTTTGCCGGAGAGGTTCTGGCCGCGCTGGCCTTTCTGATGACCGGCCTCGGCATGCATATGACCCAGACCGCTGGGCTGGCGCTGGCCGCAGATCGCGCCAGTGATGAGACACGCCCCCGCGTCGTGGCGCTGCTTTATGTCATGTTTCTAGTCGGTATGGGGCTTTCGGCTCTGTTGGTAGGGTGGCTGTTGACAGACTATTCGCCGCTGCGGCTGATCCGGGTGGTCCAGGGCGCGGCCGTGGCGACCTTGCTGCTCAATCTGGTGGCCCTATGGCGACAGGAGCGACTGCGCCCCATGACCGCCTGTGAACGCGCAAGTCCGCGGCCACGCTTTGCCGCAGCCTGGCAGGATCTGGCCCGTGGTGGTGAAGCGGGGCGGCTCTTGGTGACGGTCTTCCTTGGCACCATGGCCTTTACCATGCAGGACGTGCTGCTGGAGCCCTACGGTGGAGAGATCCTTGGCCTTTCCGTCTCTTCCACCACGCTGCTGACCGCGCTCTGGGCCTGTGGCGCCTTGGCGGGGTTTGCCCTGGCCGCCCGCCGGATGAGCCGCCGCGCCAATCCATACCGCCTTGCCGCAACGGGGTTGATCGCTGGCCTTGTCGCATTCTCCGCGGTCATCTTTGCCGCCCCCATGGCATCGGGCAGCCTGTTCTTTGTCGGCTCTACGCTGATCGGCTTTGGCGGCGGCCTGTTTGCTGTTGCCACGCTGAGCGCCGCCATGACCATGGCCACGGGCGATCTGGCAGGGCGCGGCCTGGCGCTAGGGGCCTGGGGGGCGGCGCAGGCCACCGCTTCGGGCCTTGCCATCGCCCTTGGCGGCGGTTTGCGTGACAGCGTCAACGCCCTTGCCGCAACGGGCCAATGGGGCACAGCCGTTGCCACACCGGCCACCGGCTATTCATTCGTCTATCACACCGAGATCGCGCTGATCTTCGCCACACTTATCGCGCTCGGCCCACTTGTTCGCCGCAGGACACAGTCCTGGGGACCGGCGGCATCCACGCCCAGTCGGATCGGCCTTGCCGATTTCCCGACCTGACCCTCGGAGGACACCATGACCGATCCCTTCTTTGCCGAATTCGACCTCGCCAGCCTTTCAATCTGGCTGTTCTGGATCTTTTTCGCCGGGCTGATCTACTACATCCAGCGCGAAAACATGCGCGAAGGCTTCCCCCTCAAGGATGAGGATGGCGAGGATCATCACGCCATTTCGTTTTGGTCCCTACCTGCGGACAAGACCTTCAAACTGCCCCATGATCGCGGAGAGCTGACCGTCCCCTCAGGCCAGCCCGAGGACCGCCCCAATGACAGCCTGGCCCTGGCGCGCACCAATGACGCCGATGGCTTTCCTTACGAGCCGACCGGCAACCCGCTGGTGGATGGTGTTGGCCCTGCTGCCTGGGCGCCACGGCGCAACGAGGCTGAACTCGACGCACATGGCCACCCAAAGATCCGCCCAATGGCGCAGGTCGAAGGCTATTTTCATGTCGCGGGCCGTGATCCACGCGGCCTGCCTGTCATCTCTGGCGACGGCAAGGTCATGGGCATGGTCACCGAAATGTGGGTCGACGTGCCCGAACAGATGGTGCGCTACCTGGAATACAAGCTCGAAAGCGACGGCACAAAACGTCTTGTGCCGATGACGCTGGCGCGGATTTTCGGCCCCAAAGTCATCGTCAAATCGCTTTATGCCGAAAACTTTGCCGATGTACCGATGATCGTCTCGGAGACCCAGATCACCAAACTCGAAGAGGACAAGGTCTCTGCCTACTACGGCGGCGGGACGCTTTATGCCTCCAAGGACCGGCTAGAGCCGCAGCTTTAGACCCATTTTCGCGGGAGACCAGCCATGAGCCATGACGATTTCAAGACCGAGCCTGTTCCCGGCCTGCCAGAGCACCCACCCGCGGGCGAGCACATCCTGTGGCAGGGCCGCCCGAACTGGTGGGCGCTGACCAAACGCGCCACCGGGTTTTGGTGGATCATGGGCTACTTCGTGGTGCTGGCCCTGTGGCGGTTTGTGTCAGTGGTGGATCTTGTGCCGCTGAGACAGGCGGTTGCACTATCGGTGCCATTCCTGATCCTGGCCGCCATTGTCGGCGCGCTGCTGACGATCACGGCTTGGGTTCAGGCGCGCGCGGCAGTCTATACTGTCACCAACAAACGCGTGGTGCTGCGCGTCGGCGCGGCGCTGACGGTAACGCTGAACCTGCCCTACACCCAGATCGCACGGGCGGACATCGACCTGCGCCGTGACGGCACCGGCACCATTGCCTTTGACACACTGGGCGAGACGCGGCTGGCCTATGTGGTGCTCTGGCCGCATGTGCGCCCCTGGCGCTTTCCGGCCCAGCCTGCCCTGCGCTGCATTCCGGCAGCGCAAGAGGTGGCGGACCTTCTGAGTGTGAACGCGCGATCCGCAATCCAGTCCAAGCATGAGGACAATCAGACCGGGCCCGTGCCCGTTGCAGCGGAGTAGATTGCCATGAGCGATACGCATCACCCCGACAGGCCTCGGATCCATCACGATACGGACACCATGGTGCCGCGGGTCATGGTGCGTGCCATGTTCGCTCTGGTGATGGTGATCCTTGTGCTGACGACCCTATCCGTCCTGATGGGGCGCCCATTGCAAAGCACGCCGCCGACATCTGCTTTGATCCGCGAGGTGCATCTGCATCTGACCTCGGACATCTCTGGCGCCGTGACGGTTCTGGATGCGCACGGCTCACTTATTGCCGATCTGTCGCCCGAAGACGGCGGGTTTATCTCCGGCGTGCATCGCGTGGTGCTGTTTGAACGCCGCAAGGCGGGACTGCCAGCCACAGGAGCTGTCACGCTTCAGGCTTTTGAAAATGGCCGCATGGCCATCATCGACCCCGCAACGGGGTGGCGCGCTGACCTTATGGGGTTTGGCGCCGACAACGCAGCGGCCTTCGCCAGGCTGCTTGCGCAAAGTGTTCCGGTCCCGGCCCAGCGCCGTGACGGGGACGCAAAACCATAAGCCTTGGGAGGGCTTTGCCATGGGACTACTGACACGAGACATCGAACGGGCACCCTGCACCGTCGAGATCAGCCATAAATTCGAAAGCCTGCACGCGCATGTGCGGTTCAACAACGGAGCCGTGATCTACCCCGGCGACGAGGTTCAGGTCAAAGGCCCTGAGATCATGGCCCCCTTTGGCCAGATCGTCCGCGAGGACCGTGTGGCGGTGATCCTGCGCGCGAGCCGTCTGGAGCGTTTCTGGACCCGGCTGACCGGGGATCTTGAGGTGATGGAGCTCTGCGAGTTTTCCTTCTCCGAGGAGGCCACGCTATGAATATTCAAACCTCGAAAACCACGGCGCCGCGCCACACCGCCGATGCCACCACCGTCGAGGAAGGCCTTGCCATCCAGGAAGAGCAAGCCAAGTTCGACAGCACCGCCGCCACCGAAGTTGCGATGCAGAACACGCTCTTGACGCCGCGCTTTTACACCACGGATTTCGACGAGCTGGACGCTCTGGATGTCAGCTCTGTGCGCGGCGAATGGGACGAGTTGATCGCGCAGATGGTCTCTGATCCGAACAAGGGCCACTTTCGCAAGACCGACGCCTGGTATCACGTGGACTGGGACGGGATGGAGCCGCAGCTGCGCAAGGAGTTCATCGACTTCCTGATCTCCTCCTGCACGGCTGAGTTTTCGGGCTGCGTTCTATACAAGGAGATGAAGCGGCGCGGCTCCAACGCCGATATCACACAGCTGTTTCAACTCATGGCCCGGGACGAGGCGCGCCATGCCGGCTTTATCAACGATGCCCTGCGCGAAGCGGGCGTGGCGGTGAACCTTGGCTTTCTGACGCAGAAGAAAAAGTACACCTACTTCCGGCCCAAGTTCATCTACTACGCCACCTACCTGTCGGAAAAGATCGGTTATGCGCGCTACATCACCATCTTCCGCCACCTTCAGGCGCACCCCGAACACCGGTTCCATCCGATCTTCAAATGGTTTGAAGAATGGTGCAACGATGAGTTCAGCCACGGTGAGGCCTTTGCCCTACTGATGAAGACCGATCCAAAGCTGACATCGGGGCACAATGTGCTGTGGATCAAGTTCTTCCTCACGGCGGTCTATGCGACCATGTATGTGCGCGATCACCAGCGCCCAGCCTTTCATGCGGCGCTTGGCGTCGATCCTGACTGGTACGCCCATGAGGTCTTTACCAAGACCTCTAAACTGTCGGAGCAGATCTTCCCGATCACGCTGGACATCGAAAACCCGCGCTGGCAGCGGGGGCTGGAACGGCTATATACCGCCAACAAGCAGATCGCCCGCGCCAAGGAAGCCGGAGGTATCGGCGGGTTCATGGGACGCATGACAGGATCCGCCAAGGCGGCATTGGCATTTGTTTCACTCTATACCATCCCGGCAAAACGCCATCGCGTGCCCGAGCACACGCGCCTTCAGCCGGCGTATTGAGGCCATGCGACGCCCGCACCCTGTCCGGTTACATCCCCTGCCCCGCCACCCGGCGGGGCGCAGGGCCACGGCGCCGTGATGTTCGCCCAGCCCTGGATCGCAGCGCTCAGCGCCCTGTTCCTGTGGTGGTTTTCCACCGGGGCGATCCTGCTTGCGGTGCGCATTGCGGACCGCCGCGGTGGCCGCTTGCCCGCTGTGATGACATTTGCAGCACTGCCCTTGGCTGTCTGGGGCGGCTGGACGTACTGGGCCACATTGACCAGCAGCGACGTGTCTGGCGCATACCTCGGGTTTCTGGCCGCGCTTGCGCTCTGGGGGTGGATCGAACTGGCCTTTCTGACCGGCATCGTCACCGGCCCGGTGCAGCGCCCCTGCCCACCCAACCTACCGGAATGGGAGCGGTTCATCCGCGCCTGGGGCACCGTGGCCTATCATGAGATGGCCTTGCTAACAGTCCTGCTCACGATGGCAATCACCGGCTGGGGCGCGGAAAATCCTGTGGGTCTGTGGACCTTCATTGTTCTCTATTTCGCGCGGATCTCGGCCAAGTTGAACCTTTATCTCGGAGTGCCGCGCTTTAGCACCGAATTCATC
It encodes:
- the puhC gene encoding photosynthetic complex assembly protein PuhC, producing MSDTHHPDRPRIHHDTDTMVPRVMVRAMFALVMVILVLTTLSVLMGRPLQSTPPTSALIREVHLHLTSDISGAVTVLDAHGSLIADLSPEDGGFISGVHRVVLFERRKAGLPATGAVTLQAFENGRMAIIDPATGWRADLMGFGADNAAAFARLLAQSVPVPAQRRDGDAKP
- the puhB gene encoding photosynthetic complex putative assembly protein PuhB, with product MSHDDFKTEPVPGLPEHPPAGEHILWQGRPNWWALTKRATGFWWIMGYFVVLALWRFVSVVDLVPLRQAVALSVPFLILAAIVGALLTITAWVQARAAVYTVTNKRVVLRVGAALTVTLNLPYTQIARADIDLRRDGTGTIAFDTLGETRLAYVVLWPHVRPWRFPAQPALRCIPAAQEVADLLSVNARSAIQSKHEDNQTGPVPVAAE
- the puhA gene encoding photosynthetic reaction center subunit H, producing the protein MTDPFFAEFDLASLSIWLFWIFFAGLIYYIQRENMREGFPLKDEDGEDHHAISFWSLPADKTFKLPHDRGELTVPSGQPEDRPNDSLALARTNDADGFPYEPTGNPLVDGVGPAAWAPRRNEAELDAHGHPKIRPMAQVEGYFHVAGRDPRGLPVISGDGKVMGMVTEMWVDVPEQMVRYLEYKLESDGTKRLVPMTLARIFGPKVIVKSLYAENFADVPMIVSETQITKLEEDKVSAYYGGGTLYASKDRLEPQL
- the bchM gene encoding magnesium protoporphyrin IX methyltransferase, translating into MEYEATRSRVEHYFDRTATKVWDQLTSDAPVSRIRQSVRRGRDAMRARMLERLPADLTGARVLDAGCGTGLMATELAARGARVTAVDISPSLIDIAQRRLPDTLKARVQFQVGDMLSKDLGQFDHVMAMDSLIYYREDDIHAALDGLAKRTRGSIVFTVPPRTPLLMAMWHSGKLFPRSDRSPVMVPHGTQRLSRRLRQTGRVEDIGRVSVGFYISHALEVRP
- the acsF gene encoding magnesium-protoporphyrin IX monomethyl ester (oxidative) cyclase, coding for MNIQTSKTTAPRHTADATTVEEGLAIQEEQAKFDSTAATEVAMQNTLLTPRFYTTDFDELDALDVSSVRGEWDELIAQMVSDPNKGHFRKTDAWYHVDWDGMEPQLRKEFIDFLISSCTAEFSGCVLYKEMKRRGSNADITQLFQLMARDEARHAGFINDALREAGVAVNLGFLTQKKKYTYFRPKFIYYATYLSEKIGYARYITIFRHLQAHPEHRFHPIFKWFEEWCNDEFSHGEAFALLMKTDPKLTSGHNVLWIKFFLTAVYATMYVRDHQRPAFHAALGVDPDWYAHEVFTKTSKLSEQIFPITLDIENPRWQRGLERLYTANKQIARAKEAGGIGGFMGRMTGSAKAALAFVSLYTIPAKRHRVPEHTRLQPAY
- a CDS encoding PucC family protein — encoded protein: MIVSPAQLRKLSVRLLPFSDAASETLPLAALLRLSLFQVSVGMAGVMLLGTLNRVMIVEMSLAATLVAVMIALPVLIAPFRALLGFRSDTYRSAIGWKRIPYLWFGSLWQMGGLAVMPFALLVLEGNTVHHVPFAGEVLAALAFLMTGLGMHMTQTAGLALAADRASDETRPRVVALLYVMFLVGMGLSALLVGWLLTDYSPLRLIRVVQGAAVATLLLNLVALWRQERLRPMTACERASPRPRFAAAWQDLARGGEAGRLLVTVFLGTMAFTMQDVLLEPYGGEILGLSVSSTTLLTALWACGALAGFALAARRMSRRANPYRLAATGLIAGLVAFSAVIFAAPMASGSLFFVGSTLIGFGGGLFAVATLSAAMTMATGDLAGRGLALGAWGAAQATASGLAIALGGGLRDSVNALAATGQWGTAVATPATGYSFVYHTEIALIFATLIALGPLVRRRTQSWGPAASTPSRIGLADFPT
- the puhE gene encoding putative photosynthetic complex assembly protein PuhE — its product is MFAQPWIAALSALFLWWFSTGAILLAVRIADRRGGRLPAVMTFAALPLAVWGGWTYWATLTSSDVSGAYLGFLAALALWGWIELAFLTGIVTGPVQRPCPPNLPEWERFIRAWGTVAYHEMALLTVLLTMAITGWGAENPVGLWTFIVLYFARISAKLNLYLGVPRFSTEFIPQALAHLPSHFRTRALNWLFPVSVSALAFATACWLERLWAAETAGAAAGFALLAAITALALLEHWLMVLPLPDAKLWRWMMPAPTTQARKTPEGTS
- the bchL gene encoding ferredoxin:protochlorophyllide reductase (ATP-dependent) iron-sulfur ATP-binding protein, with the translated sequence MSPRDNIPAPVLSRGQDGEGSVQVHQDASARIEGAKVFSVYGKGGIGKSTTSSNLSASFAKLGKRVLQIGCDPKHDSTFTLTGRLQPTVIDILKEVDFHPEELRAEDFVTEGWGGVKCVEAGGPPAGTGCGGYVVGQTVKLLKQHHLLEDTDVVIFDVLGDVVCGGFAAPLQHADRAVIVTANDFDSIYAMNRIIAAVQAKSQNYKVRLAGCVANRSKDTDEVDRYCDTVGFKRIAHMPDVDAIRRSRLKKKTLFEMPDEDDIIAARAEYIRLAETLWRGTDPLAPAPMEDRDIFELLGFD